Proteins encoded together in one Thermoplasmatales archaeon BRNA1 window:
- a CDS encoding nicotinamide-nucleotide adenylyltransferase — protein sequence MTTDFSRYSLVIGRFQPLHNGHMEVIRKCAAESDHLTIGIGSAQYSHQVDNPFTAGERYLMIEQALKGEGIDNYSIVPIEDLNRYSTWVSHVASMCPPFTRVYTNNPFTKRLFSEAGYIVKDSPLYNRDLYSGTEVRRRMVEGEDWRSLVPEAAALVIDAIDGVGRMKDISTSDSGI from the coding sequence ATGACGACCGACTTCTCGAGGTACTCACTGGTCATCGGGCGTTTCCAGCCCCTTCACAACGGACACATGGAGGTCATCCGCAAGTGCGCGGCGGAATCCGACCATCTCACCATAGGTATCGGGTCCGCCCAGTACTCCCACCAGGTCGACAATCCGTTCACCGCCGGCGAGAGGTACCTCATGATCGAGCAGGCGCTGAAGGGGGAGGGAATCGACAACTACTCCATCGTCCCCATCGAGGACCTGAACAGGTACTCCACCTGGGTGTCCCACGTGGCATCCATGTGCCCCCCGTTCACCAGGGTCTACACCAACAACCCGTTCACCAAGAGGCTGTTCTCCGAGGCGGGATACATCGTCAAGGACAGTCCCCTCTACAACCGCGACCTGTACTCCGGTACCGAGGTCAGGAGGAGGATGGTGGAGGGCGAGGACTGGAGGTCCCTGGTCCCCGAGGCCGCGGCGCTCGTCATCGATGCCATCGACGGCGTCGGCAGGATGAAGGACATCAGCACTTCGGACAGCGGTATCTGA
- a CDS encoding lon-related putative ATP-dependent protease, whose amino-acid sequence MTDVADDYIYKTDEKEEGKTTVQENTDENDAVLTDVPVEEWVKNQQFKSTKDVDVPEKMSDRVIGQDRAVEVMKKAAAQKRHMMLIGEPGTGKSMLANSMVEHLPKGEMQDIVAYSNPEDENEPRVRVFPAGKGKAVVQQQKMIAAQSRSNKSSTYMYACAAIVILGLIGALFTGSYYVLFIAMFAVMIILIFARNPMMTRNDTSYVPKLLVGHDVGDMPPFVDATGTHSGALLGDVRHDPYQSGGLETPAHQRLEAGDIHRANKGVLYIDEINTLRIESQQSLLTAMQEHKMAITGQSERSSGALVKSEPVPCDFVLVCAGNLDAMKGMHPALRSRIRGYGYEIYMRSTMPDTDQHRNDVVRFVAQEVKKDKKIPHFDRFAVGEIIKEAQRRAGRKGKLTLRFRELGGLIRVAGDLAVARSAPYVTRDDVLAAMINARSLEQQIADRQIESTKSYQLFSTEGALVGQVNGLAALDPGTGMAEYSGIMLPIVAEVTSPHAEKGGKIIATGKLGEIAKEAVENISAVLKKYSAVDLSTVDVHLEYIGTYDGVEGDSASITMTAVILSALEGIPIRQDVAMTGSLNVRGKVLPVGAVTAKLEAAASAGIKLALVPADNGKDVMVRNKYYDTMDIYTVSTIRDVIEYAFVDCPKKQEYLDRFLPLNPDGKSTAVKLQRPPEYEYTEEDLKVEQELEEPEPEIVVEVMEEPEPVGPVPAPMAE is encoded by the coding sequence GTGACTGACGTGGCAGACGATTACATCTACAAAACAGACGAGAAAGAGGAGGGAAAGACCACGGTTCAGGAGAACACAGACGAGAACGACGCGGTTCTCACCGATGTCCCCGTTGAGGAGTGGGTGAAGAACCAGCAGTTCAAGTCCACCAAGGATGTGGATGTCCCCGAGAAGATGTCCGACCGTGTCATCGGTCAGGACAGGGCGGTCGAGGTCATGAAGAAGGCCGCGGCCCAGAAGAGGCACATGATGCTCATCGGGGAGCCGGGTACCGGTAAATCCATGCTCGCCAACTCGATGGTGGAGCACCTTCCCAAGGGGGAGATGCAGGACATCGTCGCCTATTCCAACCCCGAGGACGAGAACGAGCCCCGCGTGAGGGTGTTCCCCGCAGGGAAGGGGAAGGCCGTCGTGCAGCAGCAGAAGATGATCGCGGCCCAGTCCAGGAGCAATAAGAGCTCCACCTACATGTACGCCTGCGCGGCGATCGTCATCCTGGGTCTCATCGGAGCCCTCTTCACGGGAAGCTACTATGTGCTGTTCATCGCAATGTTCGCGGTCATGATCATCCTGATCTTCGCCCGCAACCCCATGATGACCAGGAACGACACCTCCTACGTGCCCAAGCTCCTGGTGGGTCACGATGTCGGCGATATGCCGCCGTTCGTGGATGCCACCGGGACCCACTCCGGAGCCCTCCTCGGGGACGTCAGGCACGACCCCTACCAGTCCGGAGGTCTGGAGACCCCCGCCCACCAGAGGCTGGAGGCCGGTGACATCCACCGCGCAAACAAGGGGGTCCTCTACATCGACGAGATCAACACCCTCAGGATCGAGTCCCAGCAGTCCCTCCTCACCGCCATGCAGGAGCACAAGATGGCCATCACCGGCCAGTCCGAGCGCTCCTCCGGAGCCCTCGTCAAGTCCGAGCCCGTCCCCTGCGATTTCGTCCTCGTCTGCGCAGGGAACCTGGATGCGATGAAGGGGATGCACCCCGCACTCAGGTCCCGTATCCGCGGATACGGATACGAGATCTACATGCGTTCCACCATGCCGGACACCGACCAGCACAGGAACGACGTCGTCAGGTTCGTGGCCCAGGAGGTCAAGAAGGACAAGAAGATCCCCCACTTCGACAGGTTCGCCGTCGGGGAGATCATCAAGGAGGCCCAGAGGCGTGCCGGAAGGAAAGGGAAGCTCACCCTGAGGTTCAGGGAGCTCGGAGGTCTGATCCGTGTGGCGGGGGACCTTGCCGTGGCCCGTTCCGCGCCCTACGTCACCCGCGACGACGTCCTCGCCGCCATGATCAACGCCAGGTCCCTGGAGCAGCAGATCGCCGACAGGCAGATCGAGTCTACCAAGTCCTACCAGCTGTTCAGCACCGAGGGGGCCCTCGTCGGACAGGTGAACGGACTCGCCGCCCTCGATCCCGGGACCGGGATGGCGGAGTACTCCGGAATCATGCTCCCCATCGTGGCCGAGGTCACCTCGCCCCACGCCGAGAAGGGAGGCAAGATTATCGCCACCGGTAAGCTCGGCGAGATCGCCAAGGAGGCCGTCGAGAACATCTCCGCCGTCCTCAAGAAGTACTCCGCAGTGGACCTCTCCACCGTGGACGTGCACCTGGAGTACATCGGTACCTACGACGGTGTCGAGGGAGACTCCGCGTCCATCACCATGACCGCGGTCATCCTGTCCGCGCTCGAGGGGATCCCGATCCGCCAGGACGTGGCCATGACAGGGTCCCTGAACGTCCGCGGAAAGGTCCTTCCCGTCGGCGCCGTCACCGCGAAGCTCGAGGCCGCGGCATCCGCCGGAATCAAGCTCGCCCTGGTCCCCGCCGACAACGGCAAGGACGTCATGGTCCGCAACAAGTACTACGATACCATGGACATCTACACCGTGTCCACCATCAGGGACGTCATCGAGTACGCCTTCGTGGACTGCCCCAAGAAGCAGGAGTATCTCGACAGGTTCCTCCCGCTCAACCCCGACGGCAAGTCCACCGCCGTGAAGCTCCAGCGTCCCCCGGAGTACGAGTACACCGAGGAGGACCTGAAGGTGGAGCAGGAGCTCGAGGAGCCCGAGCCGGAGATCGTGGTCGAGGTCATGGAGGAGCCCGAGCCCGTCGGACCCGTTCCGGCCCCCATGGCAGAATGA
- a CDS encoding competence/damage-inducible protein CinA C-terminal domain protein, translated as MSSEDMCRKLADALVSKHLTISCAESLTGGLIGSAITALPGSSAYFMGSAVTYSNESKEEILGIPLGLVWEYGAVSEAVAIQMARSARRIYSSDIAVSCTGIAGPGGATETKPVGLVYIGVSSSKGERAFRYVFEGSRDDVRERTVEEALRIALEEVSSL; from the coding sequence ATGTCGTCCGAGGACATGTGCCGGAAGCTCGCGGACGCGCTTGTCTCGAAGCATCTCACGATCTCCTGCGCCGAGTCCCTCACGGGAGGGCTCATAGGTTCTGCGATCACGGCCCTTCCGGGTTCCTCCGCCTACTTCATGGGTTCCGCGGTCACCTACTCCAACGAATCCAAGGAGGAGATCCTGGGGATCCCCCTCGGCCTCGTGTGGGAGTACGGGGCCGTCTCGGAGGCGGTCGCGATACAGATGGCGAGAAGTGCCAGACGTATCTATTCTTCAGATATCGCCGTATCATGCACGGGCATCGCCGGCCCCGGAGGGGCTACTGAGACGAAGCCCGTGGGGCTGGTCTACATAGGCGTATCCTCATCCAAAGGCGAGAGAGCATTCCGTTACGTCTTCGAGGGTTCACGCGACGATGTGAGGGAGCGGACCGTGGAGGAAGCTCTCCGCATCGCCCTCGAGGAAGTCTCCTCCCTGTGA